Proteins encoded by one window of Aspergillus puulaauensis MK2 DNA, chromosome 4, nearly complete sequence:
- a CDS encoding uncharacterized protein (COG:S;~EggNog:ENOG410PMG0;~InterPro:IPR038769;~TransMembrane:1 (o1081-1102i)) yields the protein MTPEQGTRESVGGSSRDEERGTRNPRRTASSGGFLVDSFIPRSKSLRTSGQHHNLSETDHRRKRGTPEAESAPKKRSRFRWSRHRESTKESDDVGQNAVENKEEDTGSCHFAEDATVPESQSRIVSNHTAGNMESHDDQGALGLDKDSLQIVNLALNLSESRRKGNVGYNASSQVPGGTWAPSGDGRSSAAGSIPSHGSYASHSASKSLGDDRVKLTRSQASTATNDVMKSLPGSATSSSAPQGFSAGTLARAANTRRYFELRHEYLRLLPSLPPLSLHEDHSTADPSQSAQKPSHRVYNPLQAIRNRKVRFRERCPIDPEADGWNDIDKVHSWVNSVEAQYSHQTRTHLECLKLPPFQGGHVDAPSNQDVDGVDDFAASPPSSLRRISRTGSLKTRRPRSDWIIFPDELFADAAWVEDAPNKSKLTDKDGNTLYPDPSSLIVNDFNQEQAQGKSSASTGRPSSHTSHSDARQRLSVDMKDAGRGRQPRRFRVSQRIGRSSSPSGEDLGSKKRKLRIRPRSSSGSSVDVKPYRNSFLNHARSPGRSVSPLGRQGQTWNEKRGSLSSGPSADDRYDPLSLAKIEGHMSNADMDVGYFPGIASNLSPPSSRSPSPAKRGFSRAVGSRRGQGRNSPNSKGADDDSSVDFDGVRQDSMPFTEPSAQIDVEPPPLPTKASTYHVDGRRPNHHERKDSAPHESKLRGIFKGPGKIAGKVGNEVSKMGDFILKKDGGGHSRQSSFVMSDDSESSSSSDDDDDEVKGEKHGIPRAILRRLPAFSDDLGRSTPRNSDKSLAKNHSQNPPTIVEPRQLYEDNEAGPTSLPSSQGRLWDLQRDAGNSVGKHSGRRGHRFMQFGPEIHTIREEIKKGRIKDNSVPYSLVRPPITGLAQAQPTPTSSPHELRPTLPGQSRSWSISDRSVSVSIESGVPGKQEVERTRALLLSSGIKAREIVRRADNARSPPPEFLQRSFSSDTSIPTVPRIHEHQLASQRLLKRIETSHKSFEGSIERLPKDAFSPLKSQLSTLEDLVNKSLNNRVRAATEEAENLSLHLNTTSTLAVKQLSDTLEHGLRKRHRRLRWLRRTGFVMLEWALIGLLWWVWLIVVAFKLFRKLLYGMASGVRWVLWL from the coding sequence ATGACTCCGGAGCAAGGTACTAGGGAGTCGGTCGGGGGTAGCTCTCGCGACGAAGAGCGAGGCACCAGAAACCCGCGGCGAACGGCCAGCTCCGGCGGATTTCTTGTCGATTCGTTCATACCACGATCAAAGAGCCTCCGAACCAGCGGCCAGCACCATAATCTCTCAGAAACCGATCACCGGCGCAAGCGCGGAACACCGGAAGCCGAATCTGCTCCCAAGAAACGATCTCGGTTCCGTTGGAGTCGCCATCGAGAGTCTACGAAAGAGTCGGATGATGTCGGCCAAAATGCGGTAGAGAATAAGGAGGAGGACACTGGCTCTTGCCATTTTGCTGAAGATGCCACGGTCCCAGAATCTCAGAGCCGGATTGTTTCCAACCATACGGCGGGCAACATGGAGAGTCATGATGACCAAGGTGCTTTAGGCTTGGATAAAGACTCTCTACAAATTGTCAACCTCGCTTTAAACTTAAGTGAGTCGAGGAGAAAGGGAAATGTTGGCTATAATGCTTCAAGTCAGGTACCCGGGGGTACATGGGCGCCATCAGGCGACGGTCgttcttctgctgcaggGAGCATTCCGAGCCACGGCTCATACGCCAGTCACAGCGCAAGCAAATCTCTAGGCGATGATCGAGTGAAGCTCACCAGATCTCAAGCATCCACGGCAACGAACGATGTGATGAAATCACTTCCCGGATccgcaacatcctcctccgcgccGCAAGGGTTCTCGGCGGGGACATTGGCGCGAGCTGCAAATACTCGGCGGTATTTTGAGCTGCGCCATGAGTATTTACGCCTACTTCCTTCTCTCCCGCCTCTCAGCCTACACGAAGATCATTCTACAGCCGACCCCTCACAGAGTGCGCAAAAACCATCACATCGTGTTTATAATCCACTCCAGGCAATCCGCAATCGTAAGGTCAGGTTTCGTGAGCGTTGTCCCATTGATCCTGAGGCAGACGGATGGAACGACATCGACAAAGTTCACAGTTGGGTTAATTCAGTTGAGGCTCAATACAGTCACCAGACGCGGACTCACCTTGAGTGTCTCAAACTTCCACCTTTCCAGGGGGGCCATGTTGACGCACCTTCGAATCAAGATGTGGACGGTGTCGATGATTTTGCCGCCTCGCCACCATCCAGTCTCCGGCGCATAAGCCGTACAGGCAGCCTTAAGACTCGTAGGCCCAGATCTGACTGGATAATATTCCCCGATGAACTTTTTGCCGATGCAGCCTGGGTCGAAGATGCGCCAAACAAGAGCAAATTGACGGATAAGGATGGGAACACACTCTACCCAGATCCATCTTCTTTGATTGTGAATGACTTCAATCAAGAGCAGGCGCAGGGGAAAAGCTCAGCTAGTACCGGACGACCCTCGTCCCATACTTCTCACTCCGATGCACGCCAACGGTTGTCGGTTGACATGAAAGATGCTGGTCGTGGAAGGCAACCACGCAGGTTCAGGGTTTCGCAGCGCATAGGCCGAAGCAGCAGTCCATCTGGGGAGGACCTAGGCTCCAAAAAGCGCAAACTCAGAATTCGGCCGCGGAGCTCCTCAGGCTCTAGCGTAGACGTGAAGCCATACCGTAATTCATTCCTGAACCATGCAAGATCTCCTGGAAGATCTGTATCGCCTTTGGGACGACAAGGGCAGACGTGGAATGAGAAAAGGGGCTCGTTGTCGTCCGGTCCAAGCGCAGACGATCGCTATGATCCTCTATCATTGGCGAAAATAGAAGGCCACATGTCTAATGCAGACATGGATGTTGGGTATTTCCCTGGCATTGCATCTAATTTATCTCCTCCATCAAGTCGTTCCCCCTCTCCCGCCAAGCGAGGCTTCTCGCGAGCAGTTGGGTCTCGAAGAGGCCAGGGCCGAAATAGCCCCAACAGTAAAGGTGCTGATGACGACAGCTCTGTTGACTTTGATGGCGTACGCCAGGACAGCATGCCGTTTACGGAGCCTTCCGCTCAGATTGATGTCGAACCCCCGCCTCTTCCCACCAAGGCCTCGACATACCATGTAGATGGCCGGAGGCCCAACCATCATGAACGGAAAGACTCTGCTCCACATGAATCCAAGTTGCGTGGGATATTCAAAGGGCCCGGGAAGATTGCGGGCAAAGTCGGCAATGAGGTTTCAAAAATGGGAGATTTCATCCTGAAAAAGGATGGCGGAGGGCATTCACGCCAGTCCTCCTTTGTGATGTCCGACGACAGCgagtcttcttcttcttctgatgatgatgatgatgaagtgAAGGGTGAGAAACACGGCATTCCTAGGGCTATATTACGCCGCCTGCCCGCGTTTTCTGACGATCTTGGTCGGTcaacaccaagaaactcGGATAAATCTCTCGCAAAGAATCATTCGCAAAACCCGCCGACGATTGTCGAACCCCGGCAACTTTACGAAGATAATGAGGCTGGCCCAACTAGTCTCCCCAGCTCTCAAGGCCGACTTTGGGACCTTCAACGGGATGCAGGCAATTCAGTGGGCAAACATTCAGGGAGACGCGGTCATCGCTTCATGCAGTTTGGGCCGGAAATTCACACTATACGTGAAGAGATTAAAAAGGGTCGAATCAAGGACAACTCTGTTCCATACAGCCTTGTTCGTCCTCCCATCACCGGTCTAGCACAGGCCCAGCCGACCCCAACCTCGTCTCCGCATGAATTACGGCCGACACTTCCTGGTCagtcaaggagctggagcatATCCGATCGCAGTGTCTCGGTCTCGATCGAATCCGGCGTACCCGGGAAACAAGAGGTTGAACGTACTCGAGCTCTTCTCCTTTCGTCGGGTATAAAAGCTCGAGAGATTGTTCGCCGAGCCGATAATGCGCGCAGCCCTCCACCTGAGTTTCTTCAACGCTCATTCAGCTCGGACACGTCGATACCCACTGTTCCGCGAATCCATGAGCATCAATTAGCAAGCCAAAGACTTCTCAAACGGATTGAAACGTCCCACAAATCCTTTGAGGGCTCAATCGAGCGCCTGCCAAAGGACGCGTTCTCACCCTTGAAGTCTCAACTTTCCACTCTCGAGGACTTGGTTAACAAGTCGCTCAACAATCGTGTTCGTGCCGCGACCGAGGAAGCTGAAAACCTCAGTTTGCATCTCAACACTACCAGCACGCTTGCTGTGAAACAGTTGAGTGACACACTCGAACACGGTCTCCGCAAGCGGCACCGTCGACTACGCTGGCTGCGACGCACGGGGTTCGTGATGCTTGAATGGGCTTTGATCGGGCTATTGTGGTGGGTGTGGTTGATTGTCGTGGCGTTTAAACTTTTCCGGAAGCTCCTTTACGGCATGGCTTCAGGGGTGAGATGGGTATTATGGCTGTGA
- the FCJ1 gene encoding MICOS complex subunit MIC60 (COG:M;~EggNog:ENOG410PFS9;~InterPro:IPR019133;~TransMembrane:1 (i93-113o)), giving the protein MLRSSVLQSRQILSSSVRQRPTPQWLSRAGASSRLAGQTAQRFFADSKPPTPATPSSDTAVPPETGAKQNSGPDAPKNPTPAPARKTGRFRRFLIYLILTSGLAYGGGVFLALKSDNFHDFFTEYVPYGEESVLYFEERDFYRRFPNTLRNQSRLPNPRDEGSRVTIPSNSGFYSKEVEQSGTDVSQPGPHMSAVNKEKADEAAIKPAAAKPEDKSAKVKEVKKQAPSESEKPKQESKKSSSSPITTLEFAKVSEGDEPIVQELVKTFNDIITVISADADSAKYSRPVAKAKEELQKIGEQILGVRDEARRAAQEEIEKVHATFDESARELIRRFDDVRTNDAAQYREEFEAEREKLALAYQQKIQTELQRAQEIAEQRLQNELVEQAIELNRKYLHEVKDLVEREREGRLGKLSELTAGVAELEKLTTGWREVIDTNLKTQQLQVAVDAVRSALERSTVPRPFVRELVAVKELAGEDPVVEAAIASINPTAYQRGIPSTSQIIERFRRVADEVRKASLLPEDAGIASHAASIVLSKVMFKKDAAAGSDDVESVLLRTENLLEEGNIDDAAREMNSLKGWAKILSKDWLADVRRVLEVNQALEVIETEARLQCLRVE; this is encoded by the exons ATGCTGCGTTCTTCTGTTCTACAGAGTCGGCAGATACTGTCGTCTTCGGTTCGTCAACGGCCAACCCCCCAATGGCTGTCCAGAGCCGGAGCAAGTAGCCGGCTTGCAGGTCAG ACTGCACAGCGATTTTTCGCCGATTCGAAGCCTCCCACGCCTGCTACCCCTTCTTCCGACACTGCAGTTCCCCCGGAAACCGGCGCGAAACAGAACTCAG GCCCAGATGCTCCTAAAAACCCAACCcctgctccagctcgcaAGACTGGTCGCTTCCGACGATTCTTAATCTACCTCATCCTAACGTCCGGTTTGGCCTACGGCGGGGGTGTCTTTTTGGCACTAAAATCCGACAACTTCCACGACTTCTTCACAGAATACGTTCCCTATGGCGAAGAGTCCGTACTTTACTTCGAGGAGCGCGATTTCTACCGTCGTTTCCCGAACACCCTGAGAAATCAGAGCCGCCTTCCCAACCCTCGGGATGAAGGCAGTAGGGTCACTATCCCAAGCAACAGCGGGTTCTATTCTAAAGAAGTCGAGCAATCGGGAACCGATGTATCTCAGCCAGGGCCCCACATGAGTGCTGTCAACAAAGAGAAGGCTGATGAGGCGGCAATCAAACCCGCCGCAGCGAAGCCCGAAGATAAGTCGGCCAAAGTCAAGGAAGTTAAGAAACAAGCCCCGAGTGAATCCGAAAAGCCAAAGCAGGAGTCCAAGAAGTCGTCCTCATCCCCGATCACAACCCTTGAGTTTGCTAAGGTCAGCGAGGGAGATGAGCCGATTGTTCAGGAGCTAGTCAAGACGTTCAACGACATTATCACCGTCATTAGCGCCGACGCGGACTCGGCTAAGTATTCCAGGCCCGTagcaaaggccaaggaggagcTCCAGAAGATCGGTGAACAGATTCTAGGAGTCCGAGATGAGGCACGCCGCGCTGCCCAAGAGGAGATTGAAAAGGTCCACGCGACTTTCGATGAATCTGCTCGCGAGCTCATCCGCCGCTTCGACGACGTGCGTACAAACGACGCCGCTCAGTACCGCGAAGAATTTGAGGCCGAACGCGAGAAGCTTGCGCTCGCCTACCAGCAAAAGATCCAAACCGAATTGCAGAGAGCGCAAGAGATCGCAGAACAGCGTCTGCAGAACGAACTTGTGGAGCAGGCAATTGAACTTAACCGCAAGTATCTGCATGAAGTGAAGGATCTAGTCGAACGGGAGCGAGAGGGCCGCCTCGGCAAGCTATCTGAGCTCACTGCTGGTGTCGCTGAACTCGAGAAACTCACCACGGGATGGAGGGAGGTGATTGATACCAACCTCAAAAcccaacaacttcaagtAGCCGTGGACGCGGTTAGATCCGCTCTTGAGCGCTCAACCGTTCCTCGACCGTTTGTGCGAGAATTGGTTGCTGTTAAGGAGCTCGCGGGAGAAGACCCAGTCGTCGAGGCGGCTATTGCATCCATTAACCCCACAGCTTACCAGCGTGGTATCCCCTCAACATCCCAAATAATTGAACGTTTCCGTCGGGTCGCCGACGAAGTCCGTAAGGCCAGCCTGCTCCCCGAGGATGCTGGAATTGCAAGCCACGCAGCGAGTATTGTCCTGAGCAAGGTGATGTTCAAGAAGGATGCCGCCGCTGGGAGTGACGACGTTGAAAGTGTTCTCCTACGCACAGAGAACCTCTTGGAAGAGGGCAACATAGACGATGCCGCGCGTGAGATGAACTCTCTGAAGGGATGGGCCAAGATCCTGAGCAAGGACTGGCTGGCGGATGTGCGCAGGGTCCTAGAGGTGAACCAGGCTCTAGAG GTGATTGAAACTGAGGCGCGCCTTCAGTGTCTAAGGGTTGAGTAG
- the YPT52 gene encoding Rab family GTPase (COG:U;~EggNog:ENOG410PG62;~InterPro:IPR005225,IPR001806,IPR027417;~PFAM:PF04670,PF00025,PF08477,PF00071,PF01926;~go_function: GO:0003924 - GTPase activity [Evidence IEA];~go_function: GO:0005525 - GTP binding [Evidence IEA]), producing the protein MASRAPAGARPGARFAQFKLVLLGESAVGKSSLVLRFVKDQFDDYRESTIGAAFLTQTISLDESTTVKFEIWDTAGQERYKSLAPMYYRNANCAVVVYDITQASSLDKAKSWVKELQRQANENIVIALAGNKLDLVTENPDKRAIPTADAEAYAREAGLLFFETSAKTSENVRDLFTAIAKKLPLDQAGPRNMRTAPRPGVDLRPEAPGTQSGGACNC; encoded by the exons ATGGCTTCCAGAGCCCCAGCAGGTGCCCGCCCGGGTGCTAGGTTCGCGCAGTTTAAGCTCGTCTTGCTTG GAGAATCTGCCGTCGGAAAG AGCTCGCTGGTGTTGAGATTTGTTAAG GACCAATTCGACGACTATCGAGAATCGACGATCGGCGCTGCCTTCCTTACACAAACCATCTCGCTGGACGAAAGCACGACCGTGAAGTTCGAGATTTGGGATACAGCTGGTCAAGAGAGATATAAGTCCCTGGCTCCTATGTATTATCGCAATGCGAACTGTGCCGTCGTTGTCTATGATATCACCCAGGCC TCATCTCTAGATAAAGCCAAATCATGGGTCAAGGAACTACAACGCCAAGCAAACGAAAATATCGTTATCGCTCTCGCAGGCAACAAACTCGATCTCGTCACCGAGAACCCGGACAAGCGGGCAATCCCCACGGCCGATGCTGAGGCATATGCGCGTGAAGCCGGCCTGCTATTTTTTGAGACCTCCGCCAAAACGTCTGAGAACGTGCGCGACCTCTTCACAGCGATTGCAAAGAAACTCCCACTTGATCAGGCCGGACCTCGGAACATGCGAACAGCGCCCCGTCCTGGTGTAGACCTCCGGCCGGAAGCGCCGGGAACCCAAAGTGGTGGTGCTTGCAATTGTTAG